The Nitrosomonas sp. PY1 genomic sequence GTTCAACAAACCGGCATAATTGGCTCCACTTTTGTCGATAACGACCTTTTCTAGCAGCCCGTTTGAGCCTACCGTGCGCAGAAAGAAATTGGTGGCTGCTTCTTCGTCGCGGCGTTCGGATAGCATGAAATCCAAGGTATCGCCGTACTTGTCGACGACGGTACAGAAATCCATTGCCTCTTGACCTTGATATACTTGATGACCCAGCGGTTAAGTGTGGCGTGGTCAAGAGTGACACCGCGCTCAGCCATGATTTCCTCCAGGTCCCGGTACGACACGCTGTAGCGGAGGACATAAAACTAAACGGCATAGAGAACGACAGCTTTCGGGTAATGGCAACCTTTGAAAGTGAGCATGATCGGTGGCGGTGACAAGGAAAATACCAAGACTAACACCACACGCTAAAATTTGCGACAGAACCCTCTGATGATGATCGGAGATTCCAAATTATTTGCAGTGCAATGTGGTTTTGCTCACTGCATGTTCCGCATCATATCAAATATTATGGGTGTGCTGAGACCAGCCACATAACACCGGAATCATACCGGCGATGTGACATTATGCTGAATAATCAATGATGAGCCAAGAGTCATGGGAAACGACAATAATCAAGATTCCAAGAATAGCCTGATTTCGATTCTGTTATTGATCATGCTCGCGACCGGTACACTGATTAATCCGTTAACCAGCTCACGGCCATTCGACCCGTTCAATCAAAAATTGCCATTATTGGATGAGCAAAAGATAGATGCCCGGCTTTGGCAAGACCCAATCGTGGCAACCGAGTAGTTTCTCAATAACAGTAAAAAAGCAAAGGAAAATGACCATCGTACTTATCATTCGATTGCCAATTTTATTGGAGAAATTGGGCAGGAAATCAGTGATAAAACTAACTTGAAAGTAATTGCCGTAAGCATACCGGGTAGTTCTTACTCCGAACCGGTTGAGTACCGGCTTCGCTATCGCTATGCGGTTGCATCTGCATTGGGTTCAAGTGAATATACACCGCAGGACAATGAGCATATTAGATATTTTCATCTAGACACAGAACCAGAACCGTCCCCCAGTTGCGGTGTTTGCAGTGTTAATGGCGTCGACGCCAAGATTACTTTACCTTATGAATGGTACGAGAGTAGCTCCCAATCAGAAAAAGTATTGGTTATCTGGTTGAACGAAGACAGGATTCCGAAAGGAAAATATCGAGATTTTATTGGTTTTCTATATCAAGAATCGAAGAAAATCGAGCCAAAAGTTAAAAAATTCGATTTTTCCTTGATTGGACCAACCAATACGGCTTTATTGATGGAGCTAATAAATAACGATCCGATAGAGAAAAATGCGCAATCATTCAGGATTTTCTCAGCCAGTGCAACGATCTCCAATAATGTTTTATCAAAAGAAATTAAGCATGGCATCGATCATACTTGTTCCAATAAACCAGAAGATGCAAGAATTCAATGCCTATTGGATGAACGTTCGATTGTACGTACGATTGGGCAAGACAGAAACCTAGCAACAGCACTTCTTTGGGAATTGGAACAACGCGGCGTTAATCGTAAGAATCCAATCTTTAAAAAAGACTGCAAAGATCAGTTGATACTCATTAGCGAGCAAGATTCTCTGTATGCCAGAAGCCTGGTTGAGCACTTTCGTTCCAGTTTAGCGAAACAATGTGGCGGAAAAGAAGGATTGATGACAAATTTTACTTATTTGCGGGGCTTAGACGGAAAATTACCTGGACTCGATGAATCGAATAAAAAATCGCAGAGTGAAAAGAATACCCAAGAACAAAAAAATCTTTTGACCCCATTCGACGATGCATCACCCGAGCATGCCGAAGGCCGCAATCAATTCGATTATTTGAGGAGACTGGTCGACAAAATAGAACAGTTGGGTTCCGCTGATGACAATAGGGATCCCATCAAAGCAATCGGAATCATCGGAATCGATGTTTACGACAAGCTTCTGATTCTGCACGCATTAAAGGATAGTTTCAAACATAAAATTTTCTTTACCACGGATCTGGATGCACGTTTTCTGCACAAAGATCAATTTACATGGGCACGTAATTTAATAGTCGCCAGCAATTTTGATTTTGCTCTGCATCCAAAATTGCAAGGTACGACGATGCCTTTCAGAGACAGCTATCAGACTTCGATGTATTTGGCTACATTGTTGGCTGTCAATCCGCAGGCAACTGAAGATTGGGTAAATATTTGGATGATTCAATATAGCAACAATTTTCAATCCAGGATAATTCTAAATAATCAATTCAATGCGTTGTTAGTTCCGCAAATTTTTGAAATTGGTAGAACACAGGCTATTCATTTAGCATCGCCTTCCAATAAATTTCTCGATGAGTGGGTAACTAATCCTATTCTAAAATTTACTGAGTCTAAGGAAATTATTAACAGTAATTGTTTGGTAAACAATTTCATAGCATGCAACACCATCGAACCGGATCGTACTAAACAGATTGATTGGTCTATCATTTACATTACTTCAATATTACTCATTTTCGCTGCTTATATTTCCCGTGGCTTCTTTAACAGGCTGTTGAGAAACGTTTTCAAGCCGGCCGATACAAAGCAAAAACAGACAAGGAAACACAGTTTATACGTAATAAATGAATATGTTAAGTCTGTTTTTAAAACCGTAGCGACATTACTATTTGCTTTTCTTTTGCTGTTTCTTTTGTTGTTTTCGATCTACAAAGATAATTATCCGACTCATGCGGACGGAGAACCATTCTTATGGTTGGAAAGGGTGAGTGTCTGGCCCAATCTGGTTATCCGATTTTTGGGAGTTATTGTGATGATTCTTCTCTTTATATATTTTTTTTACCACGATAGAAAACAAGAGATCGAAGCCATCGAGAATAATTTCGGGCTATGTAAAAAAACTTGCTTGCGAAGTTGGCCAGTAGCTGTTCGGAATGGTCCATTCTTAAATCTTCCCGAGACAAAAAGAACGCATATTGATCATTTATGGCCTGAGTACAAAAGCGCTATTCAATGTAAAGAATCAAAAGGATACCTTTGGATTTTTCTGGTTAGTGCAGTTTCTTTGGGATTTACCCTATATGCTTTTTGGGGACTGGGTTATTTAAACTTTCCAGCACGCGGTATTATTACATTCTATTCTCATTATATCATTGTAACTATTCAGTTTTTTATATTATGGGGATTGGTTTTCTGGGTTGCTTATGAAGCAATCGCATGCAGACAGCTTATTGAAGGAATAGAAATTGACCAAGCCAACCCAAACAAAACGGCATGGTCGTCGGAAATGCGCAAACGACAAAAAATAATGACCGGACTTCCGGTAGACAAACTAAATCCCTATTTGCATTTTTTATTGATCACCAAATTGATTAAAAGTATCAATAGCATCATTTATCTACCATTTATTCTAATGCTGATAATAGCGATTGGCCGCAGTGATATTTTCGACAACCTGGGATTCTCACCGGCGTTAATCCTTGTATATATCTCGGCATCCGCATATCTAATCGCCATTTTGTATTTGTTGAGAAAAAGTGCTGAAAAGCAATGCGGAATGGTATTGCAATACTATGAAGACTATCGGATGCGCTTGGTGGCAACTTCATTTCATCAGTTAAGCAAAATAGATAACTTGCTGACCGAGATCCGCAATGTGAAGCAAAGTACTTTTGTGCAAATCCTACAGCGACCGGCATTGCTTGCATTTCTTTTACCGGGCGGCGGTATTGGCTTAACAAGTATTATTGAATATCTGTACAATTGAGATTGAGACCGAATGTGTCCATTATCTGTTACAAACGAGAACGGCGGTTCTGAATAACGATTTACACCGTCATTTCGAACGCTGGTATCCTGGGTTAAAGATCGAGAAAAATGCGGAAAGACCCGCATCAATCTTGAAAATGGCGGCCTGATTTGAAAAACGGTTCTGTCGCAAATTTTAGCGTGTGGTGTTAGTCTTGGTATTTTCCTTGTCACCGCCACCGATCATGCTCACTTTCAAAGGTTGCCATTACCCGAAAGCTGTCGTTCTCTATGCCGTTTAGTTTTATGTCCTCCGCTACAGCGTGTCGTACCGGGACCTGGAGGAGATCATGGCTGAGCGCGGTGTCACTCTTGACCACGCCACACTTAACCGCTGGGTCATCAAGTATTCCAGGGCACTTGCCCAGGTAGCGAAGAAAAGGAAGCGCCCCGATAACCCGTCATGGCGGACTGATGAGACCTATATCGAGGTCAAGAGGCAATGATTTACCTGTACCGTGCCGTCGACAAGTACGGCGATACCTTGGACTTCATGCTATCCGAACGCCGCGACGAAGAAGCAGTCACCCATTTCTTTCTACACACGGTAGGCTCAAACGGCCTGCCAGAAAAGGTCGTTATCGACAAAAGCGGAGCCAATTATGCCGACGCGACCCTGGCTGGCATTGAAACCGCACACATGATCCGAAAGGGGCAGCTGAACCGACAAAGGGTTGTCCGGATTTCAGCAGTTTGCTAGCCTTGCAGGATAACTTTGCCTGAAGGGTGTGTTCGCTGCACCTCGTTTAAATATTTGCGACATAACCGATTAACTGTAAGACGCCCAGGACGAATGCGCCCATTCGCATAAAAACGTTTAAAATAAACCATCTTCTGCGTTTTACCAATTTTTTTGAGTTGCTTTAAAATGGTAAGTGTTACCTCATGAGTTTCAGCAGCATATGCATTAATAAGCAGAATTTCCCCAGCTTTACAGTCTTCTGAAGAAAGCTCATTTGTTCCGGCAAGCCACATCTCTCCTTTCTCTTGTGTAGTTAGTGCCCAGCCCAAAAAGCCAACAATTTGTTGTTTATCTGAAGCAATTAGATAATGGCCGCGATTAATTTGTCCAACTAGAATTCGAGACCAATGGCCAAATGGCAAGCCCGCAAAAGCAGGTTTTGTCATTAAATAACTAACGATCAGACCAAGTGCTTGCGCAGATTTTAGTCCAGATAAGAGCTGAATGTCAGGTGTATGTATTAAGGAGTTATTTTGCATAGCAAGAAGACAACAAGCTAGATTTTAAATGCCTATCTTTGCAATCTTCAGGTGGACCCTCCTATGCTGTTTAGCGGTCTTTATAGGCACTTAGATACCATTTAAGATAGCGAGCGTCCATTCCCTTAGGTCACAAAAACCATAATAAGTACACAATAAGAATTATCATTGGAGATAGTGGTAAATGACTGCCACAAAATCTCCCGCAGAAAGAGAGGAAACACCGCCTACAATATTTACAGGATCAACAGTTGCAAAATGATAACTGTCGCCACTTATATTAGAAGTTGGGTTATACCATATATTTCCACTTGCAGTATCAACATAGATGCCACTTAATTGACTACCATTGCCATTAAAACCGTAACCTTCGAAATAATTACCAGCATTTAATGTTTTATCTGAATTAAAAACTAATCTGTCAAATACTCCCACCATTCCTAAACCTCTGTCTAGACCAATTAGATCCTCTGATGCATTAAACGATGAAATAGTATCAATACCCGTATAAGATTCAAAATCGAATCTGTCCGCACCGGAACCGCCTATAAGTTTGTCATCACCTAATCTCCCTACGAGAGTATCATTGCCTTCACTACCCTCTAGAAAATCGTTTCCAATTCCTCCATCAAGGAAATCATTGCCTCCGCCACCTACCAGATGATCGTCCCCAGTTCCACCATACAATCTATCATCCCCACCTGCTCCTTTGAGCGTATTACTTACACTATTACCTTGTATTGAATTGCTAAGATCATTCCCTTGACCACTAGAAGCAGTATTTCCCGTTAAGTTGAGGTTTTCGATATTGTTGGGTAAAGTTAAGTCAATAGAACTATTAACCGTATCAAAACCTCCAAAAGAATCAATTGCTTTATCAGAAGAGTTATCTATTACATATTGATCGTCACCGGCTCCCCCATACATAGTATCAGCACCAGTTCCGCCGTCCAGATAATCATTGCCAGCATATCCTTGCAAGATATCATTTCCATTTTTACCAAAAATTGTATCTGCAGAACTAGTCCCTTTTAATTCAGGATAATAAAACCAAAAAAACCCTGATCCTTGAAAAGTATTATTGTCATTTGCGTTAGTACCATTGATTAGTGCCATTTGGAGCCTCCATTTTTCTTAATAAACAATTTGTTTAGAATAAAATTTAATTGGTGCTACACAAATTAATTTATCAATACTCGCGTTACAGATCCGTTACAGATTGGAGGATAATTGGCAGGAGATTTTTTTGAAGAAGTGAGTTCTTGTATTTTTGCTTTATTGAATATTGGCGATCTTATGATAGAGGGCTTGAATACCCGCGGATGGGTTAATACTCAGGCGATTCTGAAGAGATTGACGGCAACGCTGATAAACTAACACTGCATCATTATGCCGATTAAGTTGTATATAGATATTCATGAGATTAGTGTAGAAAACTTCTACCAAAGGCTCGATATCAATGGCTTTTAGGTAACATTCAATGGCACCCTCCCAATCACTATTTTGTTCAAGCAATTTCGCATATTGCTCAATTATCCGTGTGTAATGTGCCCGTAATTGATTGCGAGAAGTAATTGCCCAAGGTGAAGTTTCCCCCTCTAAAAAATGACCTTGGTAATAATCCAGTGCTTTTTGCAACAATAGCCGGTCGCTTACTACGTTCTGCTGATGTGCGATGTGATCAAATGCCCCACAATCTGTCCACACGTAGCCGTAATCTAGGGATAAATATTTGTCCTCCAAAATAATTGCCTGATCAAGTTGCAGCAATTTACGCAAACGATGCAAAGTTGTCCTGAGCGCTTGTTCCGCGGCATCCCCCATAGAATCTGGCCATAAAGCATCTATTATTCGCGCTTGATTGATTGCTTTTCTACCATGAGCACATAAGTACTTCAGGAGTTCCAATGGTTTATGCTGAGCTTTTCCATGAAATCGAAGCGGTACATCATTGAGATGTATCTCAAAGCTTCCAAGTGTAAAAATTTTAATCGGCCATGGCCAAAAATCCCCCTCGGCGGACTCAGCTTTGATGTTACGACGCCGAATCACGCTTCTCACATACTCAACTTCGATGCCATGCTCTAGCGCTAACGAAAATAATCGCGCCATCATTTGTGGACGCCACCATAAATTGAGACATAGAAAATCATTCTCACAAGCAACTCGCAAACCCGCACGTAATGAAATGAGCGCTTCTTCTGTGTCATATTGCTTTAAATACGAATAGGCCATTATCAACAAACAATGATGTTCTAAAAATGGACTTCGGAAAAGGCGTGCGTATTGAATAGACTGATGAAGGTGAGTACGAGCAGCTTCCATTTCATTGATTTCAATCAACACTTGTGCCAAACATGAGCGAGTAGATTCTACTAGAAATGGTCTTCCTACTTCTTCATGATGCTGAAGCGCTAAGGTGATCTTCTCTTGTGCAAAGAAAAAGTCGCCTTTCAAAAACTCAATCCCTGCTTTCAAAAAATGGAATTGAACAACTTCATGTTTACGATGCACAGAAAGATTTTTTTCAAGTTCATCCAGACAAATTTGTGCTGAAATAACATTTCCAGAAGCTAATCCACCGTAGACACCTGTGGCCCACAACAGTACATTCAATACAGGTATACCCGCTTCTTCTGCAATTTGAAGTGTTTTATTGAATATTTGATCAGAATCTTTATGGGTAGCTGTTGTTGACCAATTATATGCACCTTCAACAACTCCCCAAAGAATGTGCAATATCGGAGGTACAGATATATTCCTCAACAGGAGATTAACTTCATCAATGATACGTCGAGATTTCCGCGTATCACCACGCCATAGAGGTAACCATATAATGGAAACTGCAGCGGCTATCCTAAGGGAAGGATCTACTGCAAAATATTGTAAATTATCAAATCTTTGCTCAAGTATTTCTAGAAAGGGGTGATGCGGCGCCGCATAAATAAGTCCTTGAATACTAGATAAGAATTTTAATTCAACTTCGAGTGATGGAAAATCTCCGCATTCTCGGAAAAGAGATTGCAGCTTTTCTGCCCAAACTATTACTGGTTTGATATTGTCTTCTGAATAAGTGTATGCTTCTATTATTCCTGCACCAGACAAAAAAAGGCCCGAAAAATCATTCTTAACTTGGAAACCATTAAATGCCCTTTCAAAGTCATTCTTAGCGTCCTGCGGAGTAAACAATACAGAACTTATTCCTCGCCAATAAAGCAACCAAGGTTCCTGATTAACAATCTCTGCAGGCAGCATAGCAATAGCTTCTTGCAGGGTCTGATGTCGCCCTTGAGTAAGTAAGGCCGATGCTTGCCTATTTGTCATCTTGGTAAACTCTTGCCATTTTTCCGCTTTTGTTAGTAATTCTGCGGCAACCAAGATTTCGCCTGATTGTTCAGCAATACTAGCTCCAACGCATCTTAATTCTTGTAGCTCTGATTTAGTGAAGTGGTTAAGCGCCCGATCCAGCAAGTACTCACGAAATAACGCATGGTACTGATAACTAATCTCGTCACCACTCATACGCCGATCGGTAAATAATTTACGGCGATAGAGATAATTTAACCATTCTTTCGCTTTTGCGCTTTTACCCATTTCTGTTGCTGTTCTAATGGTCAAATGCGATAAAATAGCTGTGCGCATCAGGAACTCACACATCTCTGCCGGTAATTGCTCAAATACCTGGCCAGTAAAATAATGAAACACGGTTTCCATAGTGTCAGATTGAGAAATCTGGTTGATCGTCCCAACTTCTTTAACGCGTTCCATCATCAGCACTAACCCGGCTATCCAGCCATTGGTTTGTTCTTGCAGTAGAGTTAATGTTTCTTCAGTTGAATCAAGCAGATCTGTAGCCGCCACGATTGCTCTCGTTTCTTCTAACGTTAAACGAAGATCGTCCCAATTGATTTGCCCTATCCAATTATTTGCTAACGCACGAGCTAGTTGCGGTGGCAGGTCTGTACGACTAATAACAATCAACTTGTGTACAAGCGGGAGCTCAGAAATGATCACATCAATGACGGTATGAAATGAGGACTCAGGGATAACTTCCTGATAATTATCCAGTACCAATATGAATGGCTCTGTAATCGTAGAAAAAAGCTTACGAAAAAAACGGCGGGCAAATCCAGGAAGATCCGACAGATATTCAGGTGTTAAGAGCGGCAAGAACGAACGTTTACGTTTCGCCGCTACCTGCCCTGCCAAACCCATATAATAGAAGAATGTCGCCAGATCCGCATCACCACTATCAACCTGGTACCAGATCGCGGTTAATTGACGCGCATCTAAATAACTTGCCACAAGCGTTGTTTTGCCTGCTCCCGCAGGACCTGCAATCCACACCACAGGATAATTTGATAACCCCTTTTCTAGCTGAGTATGCAAGCGGTCTCGGCCAGCAACACCCGAAATCCTCGGTTGGGTCAGCTTTGCAAGCGCTATTTGTCTTGGCACAGATCAACCCCTTCAACATGTCGATTCATGTCTAATATTGACATAAATCGATAATTAGAGCTAAAACCTTGCATGAATCAAACAAATTAATACGTGAATACTTTATTTATTTGGGAAATTTAATGAAAAATTGTTTCTTTCAAACCACTTAGTCCACATAATTGATCTCAAAATCTAAACATCATGATACCTTCTATTGAGCTTTGGAGTAGGTGAATGATAATTCGCCGCTCTTGTCCAGATATCCCCTTGATCATTCTTGATATGTAGCGGTATACCAAGCAGCCAAATTATAAGCACAGCAACCTGCAGTTGATACATGATCAGGTGTAATGCCATATTCAAGAGAAAACTCAGTTAAACAGCATTTAACGACATCACATTTTCGTCAGAAAAATTCATTATTTTTATAATAGTATTATAATTCATAGTATTAGGTGAATTTGTTAGATTTAACAACTCAGAAGTTGGTTGCTTATTTTCTCATATGGAAATCAAAATTTTTTCATTTGTTACCCTAATTTTTCATCCAGATAAATGCCAGTATTTGCCAATCAGTAACAGATCTGTAACGCACAAATTGCTAAATTAATTCCGTAGCGCAGTGAAAATACTTTAATTTTAAATATGGAGGAACATCATGAGAGAAACTTCTACATTAATATTTGTAGGAATAATGGTTATTAATAGCCCAAGCTGGGCAATGGATGATGATTCCCAGAAAACACATGCCCAAGTCAGCCCTACAGTAAATTTTGGTGAAGAAAAAGAAAGACCAGTAATAACCAATAAAAAAGATATTGCACCAGGAAAACAAGATCCTAGAAATCTTCAATTAAATGAAACTAATAAAAAACAAGCTAGAGATACAGCACGACGAGTAC encodes the following:
- a CDS encoding toxin-activating lysine-acyltransferase, translating into MQNNSLIHTPDIQLLSGLKSAQALGLIVSYLMTKPAFAGLPFGHWSRILVGQINRGHYLIASDKQQIVGFLGWALTTQEKGEMWLAGTNELSSEDCKAGEILLINAYAAETHEVTLTILKQLKKIGKTQKMVYFKRFYANGRIRPGRLTVNRLCRKYLNEVQRTHPSGKVILQG
- a CDS encoding calcium-binding protein; this encodes MALINGTNANDNNTFQGSGFFWFYYPELKGTSSADTIFGKNGNDILQGYAGNDYLDGGTGADTMYGGAGDDQYVIDNSSDKAIDSFGGFDTVNSSIDLTLPNNIENLNLTGNTASSGQGNDLSNSIQGNSVSNTLKGAGGDDRLYGGTGDDHLVGGGGNDFLDGGIGNDFLEGSEGNDTLVGRLGDDKLIGGSGADRFDFESYTGIDTISSFNASEDLIGLDRGLGMVGVFDRLVFNSDKTLNAGNYFEGYGFNGNGSQLSGIYVDTASGNIWYNPTSNISGDSYHFATVDPVNIVGGVSSLSAGDFVAVIYHYLQ
- a CDS encoding BTAD domain-containing putative transcriptional regulator — protein: MPRQIALAKLTQPRISGVAGRDRLHTQLEKGLSNYPVVWIAGPAGAGKTTLVASYLDARQLTAIWYQVDSGDADLATFFYYMGLAGQVAAKRKRSFLPLLTPEYLSDLPGFARRFFRKLFSTITEPFILVLDNYQEVIPESSFHTVIDVIISELPLVHKLIVISRTDLPPQLARALANNWIGQINWDDLRLTLEETRAIVAATDLLDSTEETLTLLQEQTNGWIAGLVLMMERVKEVGTINQISQSDTMETVFHYFTGQVFEQLPAEMCEFLMRTAILSHLTIRTATEMGKSAKAKEWLNYLYRRKLFTDRRMSGDEISYQYHALFREYLLDRALNHFTKSELQELRCVGASIAEQSGEILVAAELLTKAEKWQEFTKMTNRQASALLTQGRHQTLQEAIAMLPAEIVNQEPWLLYWRGISSVLFTPQDAKNDFERAFNGFQVKNDFSGLFLSGAGIIEAYTYSEDNIKPVIVWAEKLQSLFRECGDFPSLEVELKFLSSIQGLIYAAPHHPFLEILEQRFDNLQYFAVDPSLRIAAAVSIIWLPLWRGDTRKSRRIIDEVNLLLRNISVPPILHILWGVVEGAYNWSTTATHKDSDQIFNKTLQIAEEAGIPVLNVLLWATGVYGGLASGNVISAQICLDELEKNLSVHRKHEVVQFHFLKAGIEFLKGDFFFAQEKITLALQHHEEVGRPFLVESTRSCLAQVLIEINEMEAARTHLHQSIQYARLFRSPFLEHHCLLIMAYSYLKQYDTEEALISLRAGLRVACENDFLCLNLWWRPQMMARLFSLALEHGIEVEYVRSVIRRRNIKAESAEGDFWPWPIKIFTLGSFEIHLNDVPLRFHGKAQHKPLELLKYLCAHGRKAINQARIIDALWPDSMGDAAEQALRTTLHRLRKLLQLDQAIILEDKYLSLDYGYVWTDCGAFDHIAHQQNVVSDRLLLQKALDYYQGHFLEGETSPWAITSRNQLRAHYTRIIEQYAKLLEQNSDWEGAIECYLKAIDIEPLVEVFYTNLMNIYIQLNRHNDAVLVYQRCRQSLQNRLSINPSAGIQALYHKIANIQ